In Zingiber officinale cultivar Zhangliang chromosome 8B, Zo_v1.1, whole genome shotgun sequence, a single genomic region encodes these proteins:
- the LOC122016493 gene encoding uncharacterized protein LOC122016493 isoform X3, with protein MAAKPLRERAMEQGSDQSLSDEDEPDQVTYDLNFSGRIQSLLFCGRKLQDTDEVNEQRISSMLPEKVELLMSENGIHRTNHEDHEVTQNQLREDHHAVSSSESISDEENMVLTELSDACPAHVQGSLVGSVRKNQEGECTSLEVMGESKELSSLHKKACSSSFTSRISEPRKGYRSGKSKSKAKFSIRSDLHSRKLPSSCSMEKNENPFMATYKSFGEHVNLDYNTSENVMVHLKQHQKVVPAKLAPDKIVGALPSMAELLEDLAKHGQATEALDVKSLKNARSKEIKTPYSGRTVSHLGSRFLDNEDPLEFMGCGTSSEDEEWIHNHSSFPRESIKQHTMGDLFQETFNVSAEGSSSLPKHRSTGSCYFISGLVIMGGCNKLYRLRKRDIWNCQSSHRQY; from the exons ATGGCAGCAAAACCCTTGCGA GAACGGGCTATGGAACAAGGTTCTGATCAGAGTCTTTCAG ATGAGGACGAGCCTGATCAGGTGACTTACGACCTCAATTTCTCCGGAAGAATCCAATCCCTACTCTTCTGTGGTCGCAAG CTTCAAGATACTGATGAAGTAAATGAGCAGAGAATTTCCTCTATGTTACCTGAG AAGGTGGAACTTTTGATGTCTGAGAATGGAATTCACAGAACCAATCATGAAGACCATGAGGTCACGCAGAATCAGCTTAGAGAAGACCATCATGCAGTTTCTAGTAGTGAATCTATTTCTGATGAG GAGAATATGGTCCTCACAGAGCTGTCAGATGCCTGTCCTGCTCACGTACAAGGAAGTCTTGTTGGTTCTGTAAGAAAAAATCAAGAAGGAGAATGCACAAGTTTGGAAGTAATGGGGGAAAGCAAGGAGTTATCTTCTTTGCACAAAAAAGCTTGCAGTTCCTCATTCACTAGTCGCATCTCAGAACCAAGAAAAGGTTATAGAA GTGGCAAAAGCAAATCCAAGGCCAAGTTTTCTATTCGCTCAGATTTGCATTCAAGAAAACTACCCTCATCTTGCTCCatggaaaaaaatgaaaaccctttTATGGCAACATATAAAAGCTTTGGAGAGCATGTCAATCTAGACTACAACACTTCTGAGAATGTGATGGTGCATCTAAAGCAACACCAGAAAGTTGTGCCTGCCAAGTTAGCACCTGATAAAATAGTTGGTGCATTGCCGTCAATGGCTGAACTACTGGAAGATTTGGCAAAACATGGGCAAGCTACAGAAGCTTTAGATGTG AAATCGCTGAAGAATGCAagatcaaaagaaataaaaacaccatatTCTGGGCGAACTGTTTCTCACTTGGGTTCGAGATTTCTCGATAATGAAGATCCCCTTGAGTTTATGGGATGTGGAACATCTAGTGAGGATGAG GAATGGATTCACAACCACTCAAGTTTTCCAAGGGAAAGTATCAAACAACATACTATGGGAGATTTATTTCAGGAAACCTTTAATGTATCAGCTGAAGGTAGCTCTTCATTGCCCAAGCACAGGAGTACAGG TTCTTGTTATTTTATTTCAGGTCTAGTTATTATGGGAGGGTGCAACAAGTTATACAGATTGAGAAAGAGAGACATTTGGAATTGTCAAAGCAGCCACAGACAGTACTAA
- the LOC122016493 gene encoding uncharacterized protein LOC122016493 isoform X2 gives MLPEKVELLMSENGIHRTNHEDHEVTQNQLREDHHAVSSSESISDEENMVLTELSDACPAHVQGSLVGSVRKNQEGECTSLEVMGESKELSSLHKKACSSSFTSRISEPRKGYRSGKSKSKAKFSIRSDLHSRKLPSSCSMEKNENPFMATYKSFGEHVNLDYNTSENVMVHLKQHQKVVPAKLAPDKIVGALPSMAELLEDLAKHGQATEALDVKSLKNARSKEIKTPYSGRTVSHLGSRFLDNEDPLEFMGCGTSSEDEEWIHNHSSFPRESIKQHTMGDLFQETFNVSAEGSSSLPKHRSTGSSYYGRVQQVIQIEKERHLELSKQPQTVLSVHNELSIMVQIITRFLEAKLTVCHCLFLETFEGQCENDSKKFAERLGNLRTIIFSSKFCSNVELEVGSYIRIHPPWKEVRGTKDEKIILCSYFSQILT, from the exons ATGTTACCTGAG AAGGTGGAACTTTTGATGTCTGAGAATGGAATTCACAGAACCAATCATGAAGACCATGAGGTCACGCAGAATCAGCTTAGAGAAGACCATCATGCAGTTTCTAGTAGTGAATCTATTTCTGATGAG GAGAATATGGTCCTCACAGAGCTGTCAGATGCCTGTCCTGCTCACGTACAAGGAAGTCTTGTTGGTTCTGTAAGAAAAAATCAAGAAGGAGAATGCACAAGTTTGGAAGTAATGGGGGAAAGCAAGGAGTTATCTTCTTTGCACAAAAAAGCTTGCAGTTCCTCATTCACTAGTCGCATCTCAGAACCAAGAAAAGGTTATAGAA GTGGCAAAAGCAAATCCAAGGCCAAGTTTTCTATTCGCTCAGATTTGCATTCAAGAAAACTACCCTCATCTTGCTCCatggaaaaaaatgaaaaccctttTATGGCAACATATAAAAGCTTTGGAGAGCATGTCAATCTAGACTACAACACTTCTGAGAATGTGATGGTGCATCTAAAGCAACACCAGAAAGTTGTGCCTGCCAAGTTAGCACCTGATAAAATAGTTGGTGCATTGCCGTCAATGGCTGAACTACTGGAAGATTTGGCAAAACATGGGCAAGCTACAGAAGCTTTAGATGTG AAATCGCTGAAGAATGCAagatcaaaagaaataaaaacaccatatTCTGGGCGAACTGTTTCTCACTTGGGTTCGAGATTTCTCGATAATGAAGATCCCCTTGAGTTTATGGGATGTGGAACATCTAGTGAGGATGAG GAATGGATTCACAACCACTCAAGTTTTCCAAGGGAAAGTATCAAACAACATACTATGGGAGATTTATTTCAGGAAACCTTTAATGTATCAGCTGAAGGTAGCTCTTCATTGCCCAAGCACAGGAGTACAGG GTCTAGTTATTATGGGAGGGTGCAACAAGTTATACAGATTGAGAAAGAGAGACATTTGGAATTGTCAAAGCAGCCACAGACAGTACTAAGCGTGCACA ATGAGCTAAGCATCATGGTGCAGATAATAACAAGATTTTTGGAGGCAAAACTGACAGTTTGCCATTGCTTATTTCTTGAAACTTTCGAG gggcAATGCGAGAATGATTCCAAGAAATTTGCAGAACGGTTGGGAAATCTGAGAACAATTATTTTCAGTTCAAAATTTTGCAGCAATGTGGAGCTTGAAGTAGGCAGTTATATTCGCATACATCCGCCATG GAAAGAGGTTCGAGGTACCAAAGATGAGAAGATCATATTGTGCAGTTACTTCTCGCAGATTTTGACATGA
- the LOC122016493 gene encoding uncharacterized protein LOC122016493 isoform X1, whose product MAAKPLRERAMEQGSDQSLSDEDEPDQVTYDLNFSGRIQSLLFCGRKLQDTDEVNEQRISSMLPEKVELLMSENGIHRTNHEDHEVTQNQLREDHHAVSSSESISDEENMVLTELSDACPAHVQGSLVGSVRKNQEGECTSLEVMGESKELSSLHKKACSSSFTSRISEPRKGYRSGKSKSKAKFSIRSDLHSRKLPSSCSMEKNENPFMATYKSFGEHVNLDYNTSENVMVHLKQHQKVVPAKLAPDKIVGALPSMAELLEDLAKHGQATEALDVKSLKNARSKEIKTPYSGRTVSHLGSRFLDNEDPLEFMGCGTSSEDEEWIHNHSSFPRESIKQHTMGDLFQETFNVSAEGSSSLPKHRSTGSSYYGRVQQVIQIEKERHLELSKQPQTVLSVHNELSIMVQIITRFLEAKLTVCHCLFLETFEGQCENDSKKFAERLGNLRTIIFSSKFCSNVELEVGSYIRIHPPWKEVRGTKDEKIILCSYFSQILT is encoded by the exons ATGGCAGCAAAACCCTTGCGA GAACGGGCTATGGAACAAGGTTCTGATCAGAGTCTTTCAG ATGAGGACGAGCCTGATCAGGTGACTTACGACCTCAATTTCTCCGGAAGAATCCAATCCCTACTCTTCTGTGGTCGCAAG CTTCAAGATACTGATGAAGTAAATGAGCAGAGAATTTCCTCTATGTTACCTGAG AAGGTGGAACTTTTGATGTCTGAGAATGGAATTCACAGAACCAATCATGAAGACCATGAGGTCACGCAGAATCAGCTTAGAGAAGACCATCATGCAGTTTCTAGTAGTGAATCTATTTCTGATGAG GAGAATATGGTCCTCACAGAGCTGTCAGATGCCTGTCCTGCTCACGTACAAGGAAGTCTTGTTGGTTCTGTAAGAAAAAATCAAGAAGGAGAATGCACAAGTTTGGAAGTAATGGGGGAAAGCAAGGAGTTATCTTCTTTGCACAAAAAAGCTTGCAGTTCCTCATTCACTAGTCGCATCTCAGAACCAAGAAAAGGTTATAGAA GTGGCAAAAGCAAATCCAAGGCCAAGTTTTCTATTCGCTCAGATTTGCATTCAAGAAAACTACCCTCATCTTGCTCCatggaaaaaaatgaaaaccctttTATGGCAACATATAAAAGCTTTGGAGAGCATGTCAATCTAGACTACAACACTTCTGAGAATGTGATGGTGCATCTAAAGCAACACCAGAAAGTTGTGCCTGCCAAGTTAGCACCTGATAAAATAGTTGGTGCATTGCCGTCAATGGCTGAACTACTGGAAGATTTGGCAAAACATGGGCAAGCTACAGAAGCTTTAGATGTG AAATCGCTGAAGAATGCAagatcaaaagaaataaaaacaccatatTCTGGGCGAACTGTTTCTCACTTGGGTTCGAGATTTCTCGATAATGAAGATCCCCTTGAGTTTATGGGATGTGGAACATCTAGTGAGGATGAG GAATGGATTCACAACCACTCAAGTTTTCCAAGGGAAAGTATCAAACAACATACTATGGGAGATTTATTTCAGGAAACCTTTAATGTATCAGCTGAAGGTAGCTCTTCATTGCCCAAGCACAGGAGTACAGG GTCTAGTTATTATGGGAGGGTGCAACAAGTTATACAGATTGAGAAAGAGAGACATTTGGAATTGTCAAAGCAGCCACAGACAGTACTAAGCGTGCACA ATGAGCTAAGCATCATGGTGCAGATAATAACAAGATTTTTGGAGGCAAAACTGACAGTTTGCCATTGCTTATTTCTTGAAACTTTCGAG gggcAATGCGAGAATGATTCCAAGAAATTTGCAGAACGGTTGGGAAATCTGAGAACAATTATTTTCAGTTCAAAATTTTGCAGCAATGTGGAGCTTGAAGTAGGCAGTTATATTCGCATACATCCGCCATG GAAAGAGGTTCGAGGTACCAAAGATGAGAAGATCATATTGTGCAGTTACTTCTCGCAGATTTTGACATGA